The Kutzneria kofuensis genome includes the window AGGTGCGCCACCGAAGACGTGCCCGGGATGACCGCGATCGCCGGGGACCGCTGCAGCAGCCAGGCCAGCGCCACCTGCTGCCGCGAGGCCCCCAGCCGCTTGGCGACCGCCGTCAGGGCGTCCGACTGCAGCGGCGAGAAGCCGCCCAGCGGGAAGAACGGCACGAAGGCGATGTTCTCCTGCTCGCACTGGTTCAGCAGCTCCTCGTGGCGGCGGTCGACGATGTTGTAGAGGTTCTGCACCGTGACCACCGGCGCTATCGACTGTGCCTCCTTGAGCTGCCTGGCGTTCACGCCGCTCAGCCCCAGGTGCCGGATCAGGCCCTGCTCCCGCAGCTCCGCCAGCGCCCCGAACTGGTCCGTGATCGGGTCGTCGTCCGACTCGTCGTGGCCGGCCACCCGCAGGTTCACCACGTCCAGCGCGTCCAGGCCGAGGTTGCGGAGGTTGTCGTGCACCTGCGCCTTCAGGTCCGCCGGGTGCAGCGACGGCAGCCAACTCCCGTCCGCCCCTCGCCTGGCCCCCACCTTCGTCACGATGTGCAGGCCGTGCGCGTACGGGTGCAGGGCCTCCTTGATCAGCTCGTTCGTCACCGCCGGGCCGTAGAAGTCCGCCGTGTCGATGTGGGTGATGCCCGCCGCCACCACCGCTCGCAGCACCTCCAG containing:
- a CDS encoding oxidoreductase, with the translated sequence MSLGGGTITPAAGLTLTRMGYGAMQLAGPHVFGPPRDRDVALEVLRAVVAAGITHIDTADFYGPAVTNELIKEALHPYAHGLHIVTKVGARRGADGSWLPSLHPADLKAQVHDNLRNLGLDALDVVNLRVAGHDESDDDPITDQFGALAELREQGLIRHLGLSGVNARQLKEAQSIAPVVTVQNLYNIVDRRHEELLNQCEQENIAFVPFFPLGGFSPLQSDALTAVAKRLGASRQQVALAWLLQRSPAIAVIPGTSSVAHLRENIAAGDLRLAKDVVAELDAIGA